From a single Fusobacterium pseudoperiodonticum genomic region:
- a CDS encoding Rrf2 family transcriptional regulator, protein MKLKNEIEYVFRILNYLSLQDKDRIVTSTEIAENENIPHLFSIRVLKKMEKKGLLKIFKGANGGYKLNKDPKDITLRDAVETIEDEIIIKDRSCVAGQTSCSVIFKALESVENNFLNNLDKVNFKELTCPHVDLKIDDEIK, encoded by the coding sequence ATGAAACTTAAAAATGAAATTGAGTATGTTTTTAGAATTTTAAATTATCTGTCTTTACAAGATAAAGATAGAATAGTAACATCAACAGAAATTGCAGAAAATGAAAATATTCCTCATCTATTTAGTATTAGAGTTTTAAAAAAGATGGAGAAAAAGGGGTTGTTAAAAATATTTAAAGGTGCCAATGGAGGTTATAAATTAAATAAAGATCCAAAAGATATAACTTTAAGAGATGCAGTCGAAACTATTGAAGATGAAATTATAATAAAAGATAGAAGTTGTGTTGCTGGGCAAACAAGTTGTTCTGTTATTTTTAAAGCTTTAGAGAGTGTTGAAAATAATTTCTTAAATAACTTAGATAAAGTTAACTTTAAAGAATTAACTTGTCCTCATGTAGATTTAAAAATTGATGACGAAATAAAATAA
- a CDS encoding riboflavin synthase subunit alpha — protein MEILDKKSNRMSQANSGVSEHSEFPDLQRILDFLSLRNLLSNELFFTFY, from the coding sequence ATGGAAATTTTAGATAAAAAATCAAATAGAATGAGCCAAGCAAATTCAGGAGTGTCTGAGCATAGCGAGTTTCCTGATTTGCAGCGAATTCTTGATTTTTTATCGTTAAGAAATTTACTCAGTAACGAACTATTTTTTACTTTTTATTAA
- a CDS encoding ABC-F family ATP-binding cassette domain-containing protein, which produces MIATANLGMRFSGRKLFEDVNLKFTPGNCYGVIGANGAGKSTFVKILSGELEATEGEVIFDKNKRMSVLKQDHFQYEEEEVLNVVLMGNKKLWDIMVEKNAIYAKTDFTDEDGIRAAELEGEFAELNGWEAETEAETLLMGLKIGADLHHKLMKELTEPEKVKVLLAQALFGEPDVLLLDEPTNGLDVKAISWLENFIMGLENSTVIVVSHDRHFLNKVCTHITDIDYGKIKMYVGNYDFWYESNELMKTLINNKNKKLEQKRQELQEFIARFSANASKSKQATSRKKQLEKLQLEDMQMSNRKYPFIEFKPEREAGNNLLKVENLSKTIEGVKVLDNVSFTIETGDKVVFLAKNDLVKTTLLSILAGEIEPDSGSYTWGVTTSQAYMPRDNSAYFNNTDVNLIDWLRPYSPDEHEAFIRGFLGRMLFSGDETLKKVSVLSGGEKVRCMLSKLMLSGANVLLFDNPSDHLDLESITSLNKALIKFKGTILFGAHDHEFIQTVANRIIEITPKGIVDKVTTYDEYLEDETIQARLEEMYTE; this is translated from the coding sequence ATGATAGCAACAGCTAATCTTGGAATGAGATTTTCTGGTAGAAAATTATTTGAAGATGTAAATTTAAAATTTACTCCTGGAAACTGTTATGGAGTTATTGGGGCAAATGGTGCAGGAAAGTCAACATTTGTAAAAATTCTTTCTGGAGAATTAGAAGCAACAGAGGGAGAAGTTATATTTGATAAAAATAAAAGAATGTCTGTTTTAAAACAAGACCACTTCCAATATGAAGAAGAAGAAGTTTTAAATGTTGTTCTTATGGGAAATAAAAAGTTATGGGATATCATGGTAGAAAAAAATGCTATCTATGCTAAGACTGATTTTACTGATGAAGATGGAATAAGAGCTGCAGAACTTGAAGGAGAATTTGCTGAACTTAATGGTTGGGAAGCAGAAACAGAAGCAGAAACTTTACTTATGGGACTTAAAATTGGAGCAGATTTACATCATAAATTGATGAAAGAATTAACTGAGCCAGAAAAAGTTAAAGTTTTACTTGCACAAGCACTTTTTGGCGAACCAGATGTTTTACTTTTAGACGAGCCTACAAACGGACTTGATGTAAAGGCAATAAGTTGGTTAGAAAACTTCATCATGGGACTTGAAAATTCAACAGTTATAGTTGTATCACATGACAGACACTTTTTAAATAAAGTTTGTACTCATATCACAGATATAGATTATGGTAAAATTAAAATGTATGTTGGAAACTATGATTTCTGGTATGAATCAAATGAACTTATGAAAACTTTAATCAATAATAAGAATAAAAAGTTAGAACAAAAGAGACAAGAATTACAAGAATTTATTGCTAGATTCAGTGCTAACGCTTCTAAGTCTAAACAAGCAACTTCAAGAAAGAAACAATTAGAAAAATTACAACTTGAAGATATGCAAATGTCTAACAGAAAATATCCATTTATTGAGTTTAAACCTGAAAGAGAAGCTGGGAATAACTTACTAAAAGTTGAAAATCTTTCAAAAACAATTGAGGGTGTAAAAGTTTTAGATAATGTTTCTTTCACAATAGAAACAGGAGACAAAGTTGTTTTCTTAGCTAAGAATGACTTAGTTAAAACAACTTTACTATCTATTTTAGCTGGAGAAATTGAACCTGATTCAGGATCTTACACTTGGGGAGTTACAACTAGCCAAGCATATATGCCAAGAGATAACAGTGCATATTTTAATAATACAGATGTAAACTTAATAGATTGGTTAAGACCATATTCACCTGATGAACACGAAGCATTTATTAGAGGATTCTTAGGAAGAATGCTATTCTCAGGAGATGAAACATTAAAGAAAGTTTCTGTTTTATCTGGAGGAGAAAAAGTTAGATGTATGTTATCTAAATTAATGCTTTCAGGAGCAAATGTTCTTTTATTTGATAACCCAAGTGACCACTTAGATTTGGAATCAATTACATCTTTAAATAAGGCCTTAATTAAATTTAAAGGAACAATTTTATTTGGAGCTCATGACCATGAGTTTATACAAACAGTTGCAAATAGAATTATTGAAATAACACCAAAAGGTATTGTAGATAAAGTAACAACATATGATGAATATCTAGAAGATGAAACTATTCAAGCTAGATTAGAAGAAATGTATACTGAATAA
- a CDS encoding SDR family oxidoreductase has translation MKKILVMGGNQFVGKEVAKKLLEKNYKVYVLNRGIRKNLDNVIFLKADRKNISEMKNILKNIEVDVIIDISAYTEEQVEILQRVMKNKFKQYILISSASVYTDITESPAKEDDPTGENPAWSDYAKNKYLAEMRTIENSRLYNFKYTIFRPFYIYGIGNNLDRENYFFSRIKYNLPIYIPNKGNNIVQFGYIEDLASAIELAVENSDFYGQVFNISGDEYVAITEFAEICGKIMNKKSIIKHIDTEEKNIKARDWFPFREVNLFGDISKLENTGFRNKYSLIKGLEKTYKYNEEHDLIIEPNLNEIEKEN, from the coding sequence ATGAAAAAAATTTTAGTTATGGGAGGTAATCAGTTCGTCGGAAAAGAAGTTGCAAAAAAACTCTTAGAAAAAAATTATAAGGTTTATGTTTTAAATAGAGGTATTAGGAAAAATTTAGATAATGTTATTTTTTTAAAAGCAGATAGAAAAAACATTTCTGAAATGAAAAATATTTTAAAAAATATAGAAGTAGATGTTATTATTGATATTTCAGCATATACAGAAGAACAAGTTGAAATTTTACAAAGAGTTATGAAAAATAAATTTAAACAATATATTTTAATCAGTAGTGCTTCTGTTTATACTGATATAACAGAAAGTCCTGCTAAAGAAGATGATCCTACAGGAGAAAATCCAGCTTGGAGTGACTATGCAAAAAATAAATATCTAGCTGAAATGAGAACTATTGAAAATTCAAGATTATATAATTTTAAATATACTATATTCCGTCCTTTCTATATTTATGGAATAGGTAATAACTTAGATAGAGAAAATTATTTTTTTTCAAGAATAAAATATAATCTACCTATCTATATCCCAAATAAAGGAAATAATATAGTTCAGTTTGGCTATATAGAAGATCTAGCTTCTGCTATAGAGTTGGCTGTAGAAAATTCTGACTTTTATGGACAAGTCTTTAATATATCAGGTGATGAATATGTTGCCATAACTGAGTTTGCTGAAATCTGTGGAAAAATTATGAATAAGAAATCTATAATTAAACATATTGACACAGAAGAAAAAAATATTAAAGCAAGAGATTGGTTTCCATTTAGAGAAGTAAATTTATTTGGAGATATCTCTAAACTTGAAAATACAGGTTTTAGAAATAAATACTCTTTAATAAAAGGACTAGAAAAAACATATAAATATAATGAAGAGCATGATTTGATAATTGAACCTAATTTAAATGAGATTGAAAAAGAAAATTAA
- a CDS encoding adenylate kinase, producing the protein MVDVNLVLFGAPGAGKGTQAKFIVDKYGIPQISTGDILRVAVANQTKLGLEAKKFMDAGQLVPDEVVNGLVEERLAEKDCEKGFIMDGFPRTVVQAKALDEILTRLGKQIEKVIALNVPDADIIERITGRRTSKVTGKIYHIKFNPPVDEKEEDLVQRADDTEEVVVKRLETYHNQTAPVLDYYKAQNKVTEIDGTKKLEDITQDIYRILG; encoded by the coding sequence ATGGTTGATGTGAATTTAGTATTATTTGGAGCACCTGGTGCTGGGAAAGGTACACAAGCAAAATTTATTGTAGATAAATATGGAATTCCTCAAATTTCAACAGGAGACATATTAAGAGTTGCTGTTGCTAATCAAACAAAATTAGGACTTGAAGCTAAAAAATTTATGGATGCAGGACAATTAGTTCCTGATGAAGTTGTTAATGGATTAGTTGAAGAAAGATTAGCTGAAAAAGATTGTGAAAAAGGTTTTATAATGGATGGTTTCCCAAGAACTGTTGTTCAAGCAAAAGCCTTAGATGAAATCTTAACAAGATTAGGAAAACAAATAGAAAAAGTTATTGCTTTAAATGTTCCTGATGCTGATATTATCGAAAGAATTACTGGAAGAAGAACTTCAAAAGTAACTGGTAAAATTTATCATATTAAATTTAATCCACCAGTTGATGAAAAAGAAGAAGATTTAGTTCAAAGAGCAGATGACACTGAAGAAGTTGTTGTAAAAAGATTAGAAACATATCATAATCAAACTGCCCCTGTTTTAGATTACTATAAAGCACAAAATAAAGTAACTGAAATTGATGGAACAAAGAAATTAGAAGATATCACACAAGATATCTATAGAATCTTAGGATAA
- the map gene encoding type I methionyl aminopeptidase, producing MRLIKTLDEIKGIRKANQIIAKIYTDIIPPYLKPGITTREIDRIIDEYIRSCGARPACIGVEGIYGPFPAATCISVNEEVVHGVPGDRVIKEGDIVSLDTVTELDGYYGDSARTFPIGIIDDESRKLLEVTEKAREIGIQTAVAGNRLGDVGHAIQTFVEQNDFSVVRDFAGHGVGLALHEEPMIPNYGRKGRGLKIENGMVLAIEPMVNAGTYKIAMLPDGWTIITRDGKRSAHFEHSIAIIDGKPVILSELD from the coding sequence ATGAGATTAATTAAAACATTAGATGAAATCAAAGGAATAAGAAAAGCTAATCAAATTATAGCTAAAATCTATACTGATATTATTCCTCCATATTTAAAGCCTGGAATTACAACTAGAGAAATTGACAGAATTATTGATGAATATATCAGAAGCTGTGGAGCAAGACCTGCTTGTATTGGAGTTGAAGGGATCTATGGACCTTTCCCAGCTGCAACTTGCATTTCTGTAAATGAAGAAGTTGTTCATGGAGTTCCTGGAGATAGAGTTATCAAAGAAGGAGATATTGTAAGTCTAGATACTGTAACAGAATTAGATGGTTACTATGGAGATTCTGCTAGAACTTTTCCTATAGGTATTATTGATGATGAAAGTAGAAAACTTTTAGAAGTTACAGAAAAAGCAAGAGAAATTGGAATTCAAACTGCTGTTGCTGGAAATAGACTAGGTGATGTAGGTCATGCTATTCAAACTTTTGTTGAACAAAATGATTTTTCTGTTGTAAGAGATTTTGCAGGACATGGAGTTGGCTTAGCACTACATGAAGAACCTATGATACCAAATTATGGTAGAAAAGGTAGAGGTTTAAAAATAGAAAATGGGATGGTTTTAGCAATTGAACCTATGGTTAATGCTGGAACTTATAAAATAGCAATGCTTCCCGATGGTTGGACTATTATTACAAGAGATGGAAAAAGATCAGCTCATTTTGAGCATAGTATAGCTATTATTGATGGTAAACCTGTTATTTTAAGTGAATTAGATTAA
- a CDS encoding heavy metal translocating P-type ATPase yields MMENDIKSGAELDNKQERDNKKLELKIDGISCQACVAKIERKLSRTEGVEKALVNISNNMADIEYDEKEIKASEIMKIIEKLGYTPKRREDLKDKEEAIRAEKMLKSELTKSKIAIVLSLILMYISMSHMFGLPVPHIIYPVDHIFNYVAIQFIIAVTVMIIGKRFYKVGFRQLFMLSPNMDSLVAVGTSSAFIYSLYISYKIFADNNIHLMHSLYYESAAMIIAFVMLGKYLETLSKGKASAAIKKLVNFQAKKANIIRNGEIVEIDINEVSKGDIVFIKPGEKIPVDGTIIEGHSTIDEAMITGESIPVEKLENDKVYSGSINKDGALKVVVNATEGETLISKIAKLVEDAQMTKAPIARLADKVSLIFVPTVIFIAIFAALLWWFLIKYNVVSVSQNHFEFVLTIFISILIIACPCSLGLATPTAIMVGTGKGAELGILIKSGEALEKLNEIDTIVFDKTGTLTEGTPKVIDIVSIDNVLSKDEILKIAASMEVNSEHPLGKAVYDEAKEKNVELYDVKKFLSISGRGVIGEVEEKKYLLGNKKLLIDNGISNLHEEEIHKYELEGKTTILLADQEKLIAFITLADVVRNESIELIEKLKKENIKTYMLTGDNERTAKVIAKKLGIDDVIAEVSPEDKYKKVKDLQEQGRKVVMVGDGVNDSPALAQADVGMAIGSGTDIAIESADIVLMSKDIETILTAIRLSKATIKNIKENLFWAFFYNSCGIPIAGGLLYLFTGHLLNPMLAGLAMGLSSVSVVTNALRLKRFK; encoded by the coding sequence ATGATGGAAAATGATATAAAATCAGGAGCAGAGCTGGATAATAAACAAGAAAGAGATAACAAGAAATTAGAATTAAAAATTGATGGTATAAGTTGTCAAGCCTGTGTTGCAAAGATAGAGAGAAAATTATCAAGAACTGAAGGAGTTGAAAAAGCTCTTGTTAATATTTCAAATAATATGGCTGATATAGAATATGATGAAAAAGAAATAAAAGCTAGTGAAATTATGAAAATAATTGAGAAGCTTGGCTATACTCCAAAAAGAAGAGAGGATTTAAAAGATAAAGAAGAAGCAATTAGAGCAGAAAAAATGTTAAAATCAGAATTAACAAAATCAAAAATTGCTATAGTTTTATCTTTAATACTTATGTATATTTCAATGAGCCATATGTTTGGATTACCAGTGCCTCATATAATTTATCCTGTTGATCATATATTTAATTATGTAGCTATACAATTTATTATAGCTGTAACTGTAATGATAATTGGAAAAAGATTCTATAAGGTTGGTTTCAGACAATTGTTTATGTTAAGTCCTAATATGGATAGTTTAGTAGCTGTTGGAACAAGCTCAGCTTTTATATATAGTTTATATATAAGTTATAAAATATTTGCTGACAATAACATACATTTAATGCATTCTTTGTATTATGAGTCTGCTGCTATGATAATAGCCTTTGTTATGTTAGGAAAATATTTAGAAACTTTAAGTAAAGGAAAAGCTTCAGCAGCAATAAAAAAATTAGTAAATTTTCAAGCTAAAAAAGCAAATATTATTAGAAATGGTGAGATAGTTGAAATAGATATAAATGAAGTTTCAAAAGGTGATATAGTTTTTATTAAACCTGGAGAAAAAATTCCTGTTGACGGAACAATAATTGAAGGACATTCTACTATAGATGAAGCTATGATAACAGGTGAAAGTATTCCTGTTGAAAAGCTTGAAAACGATAAGGTTTATAGTGGAAGTATAAATAAAGACGGAGCCTTAAAAGTTGTTGTAAATGCAACTGAAGGGGAAACTCTTATATCAAAAATTGCTAAATTAGTTGAAGATGCTCAGATGACAAAAGCACCAATAGCAAGACTTGCAGATAAAGTTTCATTGATATTCGTTCCTACTGTTATTTTTATTGCAATTTTTGCAGCTTTACTTTGGTGGTTTTTAATAAAATATAATGTAGTATCAGTTAGTCAAAATCATTTTGAATTTGTATTAACTATCTTTATATCAATTTTAATCATTGCTTGTCCTTGTTCATTGGGATTAGCAACTCCTACTGCAATAATGGTAGGAACAGGAAAAGGAGCAGAACTAGGTATTTTAATAAAATCTGGAGAAGCTTTAGAAAAATTGAATGAAATTGATACTATTGTTTTTGATAAAACAGGAACATTGACAGAAGGAACACCGAAAGTCATAGATATTGTAAGTATAGACAATGTTTTATCTAAAGATGAAATATTAAAAATAGCAGCTTCTATGGAAGTAAACTCAGAACACCCTTTAGGAAAGGCAGTATATGATGAAGCAAAAGAAAAAAATGTAGAGCTTTATGATGTAAAGAAATTCCTATCTATATCAGGTAGAGGAGTTATAGGGGAAGTAGAAGAAAAAAAATATTTATTAGGAAATAAAAAATTATTAATTGATAATGGAATTAGTAATTTGCATGAAGAAGAAATCCATAAATATGAATTAGAAGGAAAAACAACTATACTACTGGCTGATCAAGAAAAACTAATAGCTTTTATAACACTTGCAGATGTTGTTAGAAATGAAAGTATAGAACTTATTGAAAAGTTAAAAAAAGAAAATATAAAAACTTATATGCTTACAGGTGACAATGAAAGAACAGCGAAAGTTATTGCTAAAAAGCTAGGTATAGACGATGTTATTGCAGAAGTTTCTCCTGAAGATAAGTATAAAAAAGTTAAAGATTTACAAGAACAGGGTAGAAAAGTAGTTATGGTTGGAGATGGAGTAAATGACTCTCCAGCACTTGCTCAAGCAGATGTTGGAATGGCAATAGGAAGTGGGACTGATATTGCAATAGAAAGTGCTGATATAGTTTTAATGTCCAAAGATATAGAAACTATTTTAACTGCCATAAGATTGAGTAAGGCAACTATAAAAAATATAAAAGAAAATTTATTCTGGGCATTTTTCTATAATAGTTGTGGTATTCCAATAGCAGGAGGTTTATTATATTTATTTACAGGTCATCTATTAAACCCAATGTTAGCAGGACTTGCTATGGGATTGAGTTCTGTCTCGGTTGTAACTAATGCTTTAAGGTTAAAAAGATTTAAATAA
- a CDS encoding heavy-metal-associated domain-containing protein, with amino-acid sequence MKLNLKIDGMGCEHCIKSVREALEGISGVKVIDVKIGSAEVEAENDSVLNEIREKLDDAGYDLV; translated from the coding sequence ATGAAGTTAAATTTAAAAATTGATGGTATGGGTTGTGAACACTGTATTAAGTCTGTTAGAGAAGCACTTGAAGGAATAAGTGGAGTAAAAGTGATAGATGTTAAAATTGGTTCAGCAGAAGTAGAAGCAGAAAATGATAGTGTATTAAATGAAATAAGAGAAAAACTAGATGATGCAGGTTATGATTTAGTTTAG
- the polA gene encoding DNA polymerase I: protein MKRAVLLDVSAIMYRAYFANMNFRTKNEPTGAVYGFINTLLSIIKEFNPDYMAAAFDVKRSSLKRTEIFGDYKSNRQSTPEDLVAQIPRIEEVLDAFNINRYRIESYEADDVLGSIAKKIAKDDLEVIIVTGDKDLSQLVEKNITIALLGKGTEGEKFGMLRTAEDVVNYLGVVPEKIPDLFGLIGDKSDGIPGVTKIGEKKALAIFSKYDSLEKIYENIDDLKNIEGIGPSLIKNLTNEKDIAFLSRELAKIFTNLDINLEEENLKYSMDKEKLYELCKTLEFKMFIKKLNLEEKTQTSNFDHKPVLLSLFDKVEEVEKTEKVEKEIVYEKELNINFSNRELVIIDNETLLNEQKEYLNNYKKIASIYYEELGIILSTEEKDLYFPLNHGGLLSKNIDKNTLIKFIAELDVKFISYNFKTLLNLGFTFKSMYMDMMIAYHLISSQTKMDVFIPITEYSNVDAKDFKTTFGKAHIETLLVGEFAGYLSKIGLGILAIYDEINHILHKEELYDILIQNEMPLIPVLSLMERKGIKIDVSYFKNYSLELEKELAKIEKAIYEEAGEEFNINSPKQLGDILFVKMNLPSGKKTKTGYSTDVMVLEDLESYGYNIARLLLDYRKLNKLKTTYVDTLPNLVDSNSRIHTSFNQIGTATGRLSSSEPNLQNIPVKTDDGIKIREGFVAGEGKVLMSIDYSQVELRVLTSMSKDENLIEAYREEKDLHDLTARRIFNLSDSDDVTREQRTIAKIINFSIIYGKTAFGLAKELKIPVKDASEYIKKYFEQYPRVTTFEKEVIEFGEEHGYVKTLFGRKRYISGIDSKNKTIKAQAERMAVNTVIQGTAAEVLKKVMLKVYETLKDKDDIALLLQVHDELIFEVEESSVEKYSEILADIMKNTVKLEDVNLNININIGKNWAEAK from the coding sequence ATGAAAAGAGCTGTACTTTTAGATGTAAGTGCAATAATGTATAGAGCATATTTTGCAAATATGAATTTTAGAACTAAGAATGAACCAACAGGAGCTGTCTATGGTTTTATTAATACTCTATTGAGCATAATAAAGGAATTTAACCCTGACTATATGGCAGCTGCTTTTGATGTGAAAAGATCTTCACTGAAAAGAACTGAGATATTTGGTGATTATAAATCTAATAGACAATCTACTCCTGAAGATTTAGTTGCTCAAATTCCTAGAATAGAAGAAGTTTTAGATGCTTTTAATATAAATAGATATAGAATAGAATCTTATGAAGCTGATGATGTACTTGGAAGCATAGCTAAAAAAATAGCTAAAGATGATCTTGAAGTTATAATTGTTACAGGTGACAAAGATCTATCTCAATTAGTTGAAAAGAATATAACTATTGCCTTACTTGGAAAAGGTACAGAAGGTGAAAAATTTGGAATGTTAAGAACAGCTGAAGATGTTGTAAACTACTTAGGAGTTGTTCCTGAAAAGATTCCTGATTTATTTGGACTTATTGGTGATAAAAGTGATGGTATACCAGGAGTAACAAAGATAGGAGAAAAGAAAGCTCTAGCTATATTTTCTAAATATGATAGTCTAGAAAAAATATATGAAAATATAGATGACTTAAAAAATATAGAAGGTATTGGCCCTTCTCTTATAAAAAATCTTACAAATGAAAAAGATATAGCTTTTTTAAGTAGAGAACTAGCAAAAATCTTTACAAATTTAGATATTAATCTTGAAGAAGAAAATTTAAAATATTCTATGGACAAAGAAAAACTATATGAACTTTGTAAAACTTTAGAGTTTAAAATGTTTATAAAAAAGTTGAACTTAGAAGAAAAAACTCAAACTTCTAATTTTGACCATAAGCCTGTTTTACTTTCACTTTTTGATAAAGTAGAAGAAGTTGAAAAAACAGAAAAAGTTGAAAAAGAAATTGTATATGAAAAAGAACTTAATATAAATTTTTCTAATAGAGAGCTTGTAATTATTGATAACGAAACTCTTTTAAATGAACAAAAAGAATACTTGAACAACTATAAAAAAATTGCTTCCATCTACTATGAAGAATTAGGTATAATTTTATCTACTGAAGAAAAGGATTTATATTTTCCTTTAAATCATGGAGGATTACTTTCTAAAAATATAGATAAAAATACTTTAATAAAGTTTATAGCTGAACTTGATGTAAAATTTATTTCATATAATTTTAAAACTTTATTAAATTTAGGTTTTACTTTTAAGTCTATGTATATGGATATGATGATAGCATACCATTTAATTAGCTCTCAAACTAAAATGGATGTTTTTATCCCTATTACAGAGTATTCTAATGTTGATGCTAAAGACTTTAAAACAACTTTTGGAAAAGCTCATATAGAGACTCTATTAGTTGGTGAGTTTGCAGGATACTTGTCTAAGATAGGTTTAGGTATCTTAGCTATCTATGATGAAATAAATCATATACTACATAAAGAGGAACTTTATGACATCTTAATTCAAAATGAAATGCCTTTAATCCCTGTTCTATCACTTATGGAAAGAAAGGGAATTAAAATAGATGTTTCTTACTTTAAAAACTATTCTTTAGAATTAGAAAAAGAACTTGCTAAGATTGAAAAAGCTATCTACGAAGAAGCTGGTGAAGAGTTTAATATAAATTCTCCAAAACAATTAGGAGATATACTATTTGTAAAAATGAATTTACCTAGTGGTAAGAAAACTAAAACAGGTTATTCTACAGATGTAATGGTTTTAGAAGACTTAGAAAGTTATGGATATAACATAGCTAGATTACTTCTTGACTATAGAAAACTTAATAAGTTAAAAACTACTTATGTAGATACTCTACCTAATCTAGTTGACTCTAATTCAAGGATACATACAAGTTTTAATCAAATAGGTACAGCTACAGGAAGACTTTCTTCATCTGAGCCTAATCTACAAAATATTCCTGTAAAGACAGATGATGGAATTAAAATAAGAGAAGGTTTTGTTGCAGGAGAAGGAAAAGTTTTAATGAGTATAGACTATTCTCAAGTTGAATTGAGAGTACTTACTTCCATGTCTAAAGATGAAAATCTAATAGAAGCATATAGAGAAGAAAAAGATTTGCATGATTTAACTGCAAGAAGAATTTTTAACTTATCAGATTCTGATGATGTGACTAGAGAACAAAGAACTATTGCTAAGATTATTAATTTTAGTATAATCTATGGAAAAACAGCCTTTGGTCTGGCTAAAGAATTAAAAATACCTGTAAAAGATGCTTCGGAATATATAAAGAAATATTTTGAACAATATCCAAGAGTTACAACTTTTGAAAAAGAGGTTATAGAGTTTGGAGAAGAGCATGGCTATGTTAAGACTCTTTTTGGTAGAAAAAGATATATAAGTGGTATTGATTCTAAAAATAAAACCATAAAAGCTCAAGCAGAAAGAATGGCAGTTAACACTGTTATACAAGGTACAGCAGCTGAAGTTCTTAAAAAAGTTATGCTTAAAGTCTATGAAACTTTAAAAGATAAAGATGATATAGCTTTATTATTACAAGTACATGATGAATTAATTTTTGAAGTAGAAGAAAGTTCTGTTGAAAAATACTCAGAAATTTTAGCAGATATAATGAAAAATACAGTAAAACTTGAAGATGTAAATTTAAATATAAACATAAATATAGGTAAGAATTGGGCTGAAGCAAAATAG
- the whiA gene encoding DNA-binding protein WhiA codes for MSYSSNVKQEITQKIPVTNLECLAEISSIFENKANLVKEGIEIKMENSILAKRLYSLIKATSSLQFGIKYSITKKFTEHRIYVITLYKQKGLKEFLESFKFSFLDIIQNDEIFKGYLRGFFLSCGYIKDPKKEYSLDFFVDNKELADKIYNILLSKKKKIFKTIKKNKILVYLRNSEDIMDILVSMNALKYFFEYEEITIIKNLKNKTIREMNWEVANETKTLNTGNYQIKMIKYIDEKLGLNTLTDVLKEAAMLRLNNPEDSLQSLADMINISKSGIRNRFRRIEEIYNNLLEEENS; via the coding sequence GTGTCTTATAGTTCTAATGTTAAACAAGAAATTACACAAAAAATCCCTGTTACTAATTTAGAATGTTTAGCAGAAATATCGTCTATTTTTGAAAATAAAGCAAATTTAGTGAAAGAGGGAATAGAAATTAAAATGGAGAATTCCATTTTAGCTAAAAGACTTTATTCTTTAATTAAGGCTACTAGTTCTTTACAATTTGGAATAAAATATTCTATAACAAAAAAATTTACTGAACACAGAATTTATGTTATAACTTTGTATAAACAAAAAGGCTTAAAAGAATTTTTAGAAAGCTTTAAATTCTCTTTTCTTGATATCATTCAAAATGATGAAATATTTAAAGGTTATTTAAGAGGTTTCTTTTTGAGCTGTGGATATATTAAAGATCCTAAGAAAGAATACTCTTTAGATTTTTTTGTTGACAATAAAGAATTAGCAGATAAAATTTATAATATATTATTATCAAAAAAGAAAAAAATATTTAAGACTATTAAAAAGAATAAAATTTTAGTATACTTAAGAAACTCAGAAGACATTATGGATATACTTGTTTCAATGAATGCTCTAAAATATTTTTTTGAATATGAAGAAATTACTATTATAAAAAATTTAAAAAATAAGACAATTAGAGAGATGAATTGGGAAGTTGCCAATGAAACCAAAACTTTAAATACTGGAAATTATCAAATAAAAATGATAAAGTATATAGATGAAAAACTTGGTCTTAATACTCTGACAGACGTTTTAAAAGAAGCAGCTATGTTAAGACTAAATAATCCAGAAGATTCTTTACAAAGTTTAGCAGATATGATAAATATATCTAAGTCTGGTATAAGAAATCGTTTTAGAAGAATAGAAGAGATTTATAATAATCTTTTAGAAGAAGAAAATAGTTAG